The following proteins are co-located in the Gigantopelta aegis isolate Gae_Host chromosome 5, Gae_host_genome, whole genome shotgun sequence genome:
- the LOC121373360 gene encoding meiosis-specific nuclear structural protein 1-like — translation MATIRRAAMVTKMMDQNRENEEKQHDRLRDVARAKMIQSNLERENRVVDKRILRRQQVENREREMEEAILRAERDRLIKSQQYEQEENLARELARKKQEELRNEKTRQQIRETSLELRELEAKLKAAYVNKERAAQLAEKDALRFDQMKRESEIAREMKEQHERAEEAEQARTMERYKEQVRYQQELERQLEEQEHKRQQAYEEFLKEKLMIDEIVRKIYEEDQKEIERQMMKRQMTQRYIDEFKKAREEWKMQERERMEAENRRIIEYANLQHERDTGQKMQKKQREEMMERLQKELSEQIASKEAEREEMERVRLDLYMEEQQEKDRQMEKEQVERKLRQRIDLQQTHQKQMQYKTMRMQAQLAEEEEFRKQMLAKFAEDDRIEQMNAQKRRMKQLEHKRAVEALLEQRQAQYAREQERLAEEREEGARMEKFRQQIIEEERQRLLREHAGKLLGFLPKGVIRDSQDLEMLGPEFKDKYSHRQADMFDEVTWDQGR, via the exons ATG GCAACGATACGTCGTGCGGCCATGGTTACGAAGATGATGGACCAGAACCGTGAGAACGAGGAGAAGCAGCATGACCGGCTGCGCGATGTGGCACGCGCCAAGATGATCCAGTCGAACCTGGAGCGTGAGAACCGCGTCGTCGACAAACGCATCCTGCGCAGGCAGCAGGTCGAGAACAGGGAGCGAGAGATGGAGGAAGCCATACTGAGG GCGGAGCGCGACCGGTTGATCAAGAGTCAGCAGTACGAACAGGAGGAGAATTTGGCACGGGAGCTGGCAAGGAAGAAACAGGAAGAACTGAGAAATGAGAAAACACGGCAGCAGATTCGCGAAACTAG CCTGGAACTGCGGGAGTTGGAAGCAAAACTTAAGGCTGCTTACGTGAACAAGGAACGAGCTGCCCAGCTGGCTGAGAAAGATGCTCTGAGGTTTGATCAAATG AAGCGAGAGTCTGAGATTGCGCGTGAGATGAAGGAGCAGCATGAGCGTGCGGAGGAGGCAGAGCAGGCCCGCACGATGGAACGGTACAAGGAGCAGGTCCGCTACCAGCAGGAGCTCGAGAGACAGCTGGAGGAGCAGGAGCACAAGAGGCAGCAGGCCTACGAGGAGTTCCTAAAGGAGAAACTCATGATAGACGAGATCGTACGCAAGATATACGAGGAGGATCAGAA GGAGATCGAGCGACAGATGATGAAACGGCAGATGACCCAGCGGTACATCGACGAGTTTAAGAAGGCGCGTGAGGAGTGGAAGATGCAGGAACGTGAGCGCATGGAGGCGGAAAACCGCCGCATCATTGAGTACGCCAACTTGCAGCATGAGCGCGACACTGGGCAGAAGATGCAGAAGAAACAGCGCGAGGAGATGATGGAGAGACTCCAGAAGGAG ttgtcgGAACAGATTGCTTCGAAGGAAGCAGAGCGTGAAGAGATGGAGAGAGTGAGACTCGATCTGTATATGGAAGAACAGCAGGAGAAGGACCGACAGATGGAAAAG GAGCAAGTGGAGAGGAAGTTACGACAGAGAATAGATCTACAGCAGACCCACCAGAAACAGATGCAGTACAAGACCATGAGAATGCAGGCTCAGCTCGCAGAGGAGGAAGAATTCAGAAAACAG ATGCTGGCGAAGTTTGCGGAGGACGACCGTATAGAACAGATGAACGCCCAGAAGCGACGCATGAAGCAGCTGGAACACAAGCGTGCTGTGGAAGCGCTGCTGGAACAGAGGCAGGCGCAGTACGCGCGTGAACAAGAGCGTCTGGCAGAGGAGCGGGAGGAGGGAGCGCGCATGGAGAAGTTCCGACAGCAGATCATCGAGGAGGAGAGACAGAGGCTGCTGAGAGAACACGCCGGAAAACTCCTGGGATTCTTACCCAAA GGAGTTATTCGAGACAGTCAGGACTTGGAAATGCTTGGTCCAGAATTCAAGGACAAGTACAGCCATCGACAGGCCGACATGTTTGATGAAGTCACTTGGGATCAAGGGAGATAA